The sequence GAAGAACGTCAACAGTGCGGGGCGCTCGACCGCCCGGAGGTCGACAGTCCCGTCAGCGCGGACGGCCGGGAGGGACACGTCCGGCACCCGTTCGCCCCACGCGGGGTACGGCAGGTCGGCACTCTCGAACTCCCGGTCCGGTTCGGACAGGACCACGTCGGGATTCCCGTCACCGGCTGCACAGCCCGCGACTCCCGCCGCTGCCGTCGACAGCCCGGCGAGATAGGTGCGTCGCCTCATAGAACAGTGAGAGGGGGCTGATAACAATGAATAGAATGTTGTAGCACTCCAACGACAGCACAATATCGGGCAGATCGTGACCCGGACTCCCGGTCCGTATCGACGAACGAAAGTCCCTCCACCTGGGGTGGAGCCCGTCATCTCAGGCCGAGCCGGCGTCGAGCCCGCCGGGCGGCGTCTACAACACTGCGACGCCGGCGGCATACGCGAGCGCGAACGAGAGGCCGAACGACCCTGCCCACGCTCCCACCGTCAGGATGATTTTTCGGGCATCCACAGCCTCCCGACCGCCGACTGCCGCGCCGCTCCCGATGATGGCGCTGACGACGATCTCGTTGAACGAGACCGGGACGCCGAGCAGGACTGCCAGCTGCGCGATCAGGAACGAGGGGACGAGCGCCGAGATGGAGCGGCGCGGCCCGAGCGACGAGTAGTCCTGGGCGAGCGACTTTATCATCCGGGGCGCACCCGTCCACGAGCCGACAAGCATCCCGAGCCCGCCGCCGACGAGCACGGCGAACGTCGAGACCATCCCGACCTCGTCGAGGAGCGGGAGCAGCGGTCCGACGGCGAGTCCGACCTGACTCCCCCCAGCGGAGAACGCCACGAGCGACCCGAGCGCCAGCAGCACGCGCCGCAAGCCACCGGGTTCGTCGCGACTGACATCCCACCAGACGACCGCCGCGACCGCTAGCGCTGCGAGGCCGGTAATACTGACTGCCGAGGCAAGCCCGTCGACTGCGAGCACCTGCTGTCCGATACTGCGGAGTGTTCCTGACGTGCCTCCCTCACCCAGGAAGCTGAACTGGACGTTCACGAGGACCGCCCCGACGAGGCCGGCGAGGACGGGAATACTGTACCGTTCGGGGACATCGGGGCGCGGAAGGAGACTCGCGATGGTGAACGCGATGCCGCCGCCGACGAACGGCGTCAATACCCAGACGGCGGCGATCTGCTGGTACTTCGACCAGACCGGCGTGCCGCCGAGGGCGAGGCCGACGCCGATGACGGCGCCGGTCACGGTGAACGCCGTCGCGATCGGATAGCCGGTCGTGATGCCGACCGCCATCAGCCCCGCGCCCAGCACGAGCACGAGGATGACGCCGGCGATCGGCAGGCTGATGCCGCCGACGAGGCCGCTCCCGACGGCTTCCGAGACGTTGCCGCCCTGTGTGACGGCGCCGGCGAACCCGAAGATGCCGACGAGCAGCGCGGCCCGCATCGTCGCGATGGCGTTCGCGCCGACGGCGGGAGCGAAGGGGGTCGCGCCGCTCGACCCGGCGCCGATCACCCACGCCATGAACAGGCTGGCGAGCGCTGCACCGGCGAAGAGGACGACGAGAGCGGGGTCCATTGAAGCGGGTCAGTCCGCGCCCGTGGGGGCGGTATCTCGCGCGTGGTTCCGACTCCGCCAGTAGCCCTGGGCGTACGCGCCGAGGAACATCCCGGCGAGCGCCCAGAGGATCG comes from Halosimplex halophilum and encodes:
- a CDS encoding inorganic phosphate transporter, with the translated sequence MDPALVVLFAGAALASLFMAWVIGAGSSGATPFAPAVGANAIATMRAALLVGIFGFAGAVTQGGNVSEAVGSGLVGGISLPIAGVILVLVLGAGLMAVGITTGYPIATAFTVTGAVIGVGLALGGTPVWSKYQQIAAVWVLTPFVGGGIAFTIASLLPRPDVPERYSIPVLAGLVGAVLVNVQFSFLGEGGTSGTLRSIGQQVLAVDGLASAVSITGLAALAVAAVVWWDVSRDEPGGLRRVLLALGSLVAFSAGGSQVGLAVGPLLPLLDEVGMVSTFAVLVGGGLGMLVGSWTGAPRMIKSLAQDYSSLGPRRSISALVPSFLIAQLAVLLGVPVSFNEIVVSAIIGSGAAVGGREAVDARKIILTVGAWAGSFGLSFALAYAAGVAVL